In Tenacibaculum pacificus, a single window of DNA contains:
- a CDS encoding DUF4837 family protein — translation MKKIIGLLFLMFLMISCKTGNEGYILPTSNGNTNKIMVVVKGEDWQGKIGNQIRTVFGEHQVGLPQPETLLSVSQIDPSGFSSFMRHGKAVLIIKKGAKESITVEKDRYAQPQIIVHATAKNEAGILNMLDKRGKEIIQLFKDEDVRFTQRIFKKERIDETGFKTIKNIGLTIDIPKRFRLVEDSGDFIWFRQHLRSGIARGDGTNNVLIYTIPLVDENTVADNITAVRDTIGKKHIPGSKEGMYMITEQAYTPFTFDAIIDGKKAYETRGKWEVKNDFMAGPFVNYTIIDKKNNRLVIFEGFTYAPSVNKRDFLFELEAIAKSMKIK, via the coding sequence ATGAAAAAAATAATAGGCTTGCTTTTTTTGATGTTTTTAATGATATCATGCAAAACAGGTAATGAAGGCTACATTTTACCAACATCTAACGGTAACACCAATAAAATAATGGTGGTTGTAAAAGGAGAAGATTGGCAAGGTAAAATAGGTAATCAAATACGTACCGTGTTTGGTGAGCATCAAGTAGGATTGCCACAGCCAGAAACATTATTGTCGGTTAGCCAAATAGATCCTAGTGGTTTTAGTAGTTTTATGCGACATGGAAAAGCTGTTTTAATTATCAAAAAAGGAGCTAAAGAAAGTATTACTGTTGAAAAAGATAGATATGCACAACCTCAAATTATAGTACATGCTACGGCTAAGAACGAAGCTGGTATTTTAAATATGTTAGATAAAAGAGGTAAAGAGATTATTCAATTATTTAAAGATGAGGATGTTAGGTTTACACAGCGAATCTTTAAAAAAGAACGTATCGATGAAACAGGATTTAAAACAATTAAAAATATTGGATTAACTATTGATATTCCTAAGCGATTCAGATTGGTAGAAGATTCTGGAGATTTTATCTGGTTTCGTCAGCATTTAAGAAGCGGTATTGCTCGAGGAGATGGTACGAATAATGTTTTAATTTATACGATTCCTTTAGTTGATGAAAATACAGTTGCTGATAATATTACAGCAGTACGTGATACTATTGGTAAAAAACACATACCAGGAAGTAAAGAAGGTATGTATATGATTACCGAACAAGCATACACACCTTTTACTTTTGATGCTATAATTGATGGTAAAAAAGCATATGAAACTCGTGGGAAATGGGAAGTTAAAAATGATTTTATGGCAGGACCATTTGTTAATTATACTATAATTGATAAGAAAAATAATCGTTTGGTTATTTTTGAAGGATTCACTTATGCACCTTCTGTAAATAAACGTGATTTTTTGTTTGAATTAGAAGCAATCGCAAAATCAATGAAAATAAAATAA
- a CDS encoding lytic transglycosylase domain-containing protein, which translates to MKNLLILLFFTVSIFAQEPVDSVFVPVENTAIAIDSSFIATDSIVKDTIKIKKIYACFSDADLRKVDSLLIQKKFNASSFDSIQYVIDDKDIIGNTTLMLSTDLLKTRLNDLNLKTPFHLAYNPSLEKVINSYLKYRTKYYPALMAKAQYYFPMFEQYLDQFDVPLEMKYLAIVESALRPAARSRVGATGLWQFMYGTGVEFDLKVNSYVDERQNPVKATIAACKYLSHLHKIFGDWDLALAAYNSGPGNVSKAIKRSGGYRNYWNIRPYLPRETASYVPAFYATMYIFEYADAHNIYPEPPNIYHFETDTIQVKRTVTFDQISAKTNIDTDLLSFLNPSYKLDVIPYVKDKNYAVRLPRKNMIDFLDKEEDIYVLANEEDGKREKPLTKYFETDKRTRYKVQNGDYLGKIANKFGVKVSQIKRWNGIRNHRLKIGQSLVIYPKKLVAQKKVSRKKHKLPKGPHKIYVVKSGDSLWTISKKFPSVSIDQIKKWNNIWSVKKLKLGMKLKIFKG; encoded by the coding sequence ATGAAAAATTTACTAATACTACTTTTTTTTACGGTATCAATCTTTGCACAAGAACCTGTTGATAGTGTTTTTGTTCCTGTAGAAAATACAGCAATTGCGATTGATTCTAGTTTTATAGCAACAGATTCTATAGTAAAAGATACTATCAAAATAAAAAAGATTTATGCTTGTTTTTCAGATGCAGATTTGAGAAAAGTAGATAGTTTATTGATTCAGAAAAAATTCAATGCATCATCATTTGATAGTATTCAATATGTAATTGATGATAAAGATATTATTGGTAATACAACATTAATGCTTTCTACGGATTTATTAAAAACACGCTTGAATGATTTGAATTTAAAAACACCATTTCATTTAGCTTACAATCCATCTTTAGAAAAAGTAATTAATAGTTATTTAAAATATCGAACAAAATATTATCCTGCTTTAATGGCAAAGGCACAATATTATTTTCCGATGTTTGAACAGTATTTAGATCAGTTTGATGTTCCGTTAGAAATGAAATATTTAGCGATTGTAGAATCTGCTTTACGCCCTGCGGCTCGTTCTAGAGTAGGCGCAACAGGTTTATGGCAATTTATGTATGGAACAGGAGTTGAGTTTGATTTAAAAGTAAATTCATATGTTGATGAACGTCAAAACCCAGTAAAAGCAACAATTGCAGCGTGTAAATATTTAAGTCATTTACATAAAATTTTTGGCGATTGGGATTTAGCCTTGGCAGCTTATAATTCAGGACCTGGAAATGTTTCAAAAGCAATAAAACGTTCTGGAGGTTATCGAAATTATTGGAATATTCGTCCGTATTTGCCTCGTGAAACAGCAAGTTATGTTCCTGCATTTTATGCAACCATGTATATTTTTGAATATGCTGATGCACATAATATTTATCCTGAACCACCAAATATTTATCATTTTGAAACAGATACAATTCAAGTAAAAAGAACGGTTACTTTTGATCAGATTTCAGCAAAAACAAATATTGATACAGATTTATTATCGTTTTTAAATCCATCGTATAAATTAGATGTGATTCCTTATGTAAAAGATAAAAATTATGCAGTTCGTTTGCCTCGAAAAAACATGATTGACTTTTTAGATAAAGAAGAAGATATTTATGTGCTAGCAAATGAAGAAGATGGAAAAAGAGAAAAGCCATTAACCAAGTATTTTGAGACAGATAAACGTACACGCTACAAAGTACAAAATGGTGATTATTTAGGGAAAATAGCAAATAAATTTGGGGTAAAAGTAAGCCAAATTAAGCGTTGGAACGGAATACGAAATCATCGTTTGAAAATAGGACAATCTTTAGTTATTTATCCGAAGAAATTAGTTGCTCAAAAAAAAGTATCAAGAAAAAAACATAAACTTCCAAAAGGACCACATAAGATATATGTTGTTAAAAGTGGAGATTCATTATGGACAATATCAAAAAAATTCCCATCTGTTTCTATTGACCAAATTAAAAAGTGGAACAATATTTGGAGTGTAAAAAAACTAAAATTAGGAATGAAACTTAAAATTTTTAAAGGCTAG
- a CDS encoding exodeoxyribonuclease III: MKIISYNVNGIRAALKKGFIDWLQAENPDVICIQETKAHKEQLDVTDFENAGYPYHYWFSAQKKGYSSVAIFCKEKPNHIEYGTGIESMDFEGRNLRVDFDEVSVMSLYLPSGTNSERLNFKLNYMDEFQEYINNLKQEIPNLVICGDYNICREAIDIHNPKMKGVSGFLPEERTWFSEFIKTGFTDSFRFLNPEKQEYSWWSYRANSRANNKGWRLDYAMVAEPLKDKISRAYILPEAKHSDHCPIVVELNL, from the coding sequence ATGAAAATAATATCATACAACGTAAACGGAATTAGAGCCGCTTTAAAAAAAGGATTTATCGACTGGTTACAAGCTGAAAATCCTGATGTAATTTGTATTCAAGAAACCAAAGCTCATAAAGAACAGTTAGATGTAACGGATTTTGAAAATGCAGGATATCCGTATCATTATTGGTTTTCAGCACAAAAAAAAGGCTATTCATCTGTCGCAATTTTTTGTAAAGAAAAACCAAATCATATTGAATATGGAACAGGAATTGAAAGCATGGATTTTGAAGGAAGAAATTTGCGTGTAGATTTTGATGAAGTTTCTGTAATGAGTTTATATCTTCCGTCAGGAACAAATTCTGAACGCTTGAATTTTAAATTAAATTATATGGATGAATTTCAAGAATACATCAATAATTTAAAACAAGAAATTCCAAATTTAGTTATTTGTGGCGATTATAATATTTGTCGTGAAGCTATCGATATTCATAATCCGAAAATGAAAGGTGTTTCTGGGTTTTTACCTGAAGAAAGAACTTGGTTTAGTGAGTTTATAAAAACGGGATTTACAGATAGTTTTCGATTTTTAAATCCTGAAAAACAAGAATATTCTTGGTGGAGTTATCGAGCAAATTCGAGAGCAAACAATAAAGGTTGGCGTTTAGATTATGCAATGGTTGCTGAACCTTTGAAAGATAAAATATCAAGAGCTTACATTTTACCAGAAGCAAAACATTCTGACCATTGCCCGATTGTTGTTGAATTAAACTTATAA
- a CDS encoding 3-oxoacid CoA-transferase subunit B, with translation MALSKEQIAQRIAKELQDKWYVNLGIGIPTLVANYIPKGIEVEFQSENGLLGMGGFPIEGTEDADLINAGKQTVTVLDGGSIFDSATSFAMIRGKHVQLTVLGAMEVAQNGDIANWKIPGKMVKGMGGAMDLVASAENIIVAMMHTNKRGASKILKKCSLPLTGVGCVTKVVTNLAVLEVKNNAFYLLERAPGVSVDEIKNATEATLIVEGEIPEMDI, from the coding sequence ATGGCTTTATCAAAAGAACAAATAGCACAGCGAATAGCAAAAGAATTACAAGATAAATGGTATGTTAATTTAGGAATAGGAATTCCTACGTTAGTAGCTAATTATATTCCTAAAGGAATTGAAGTTGAATTTCAATCGGAAAACGGATTACTAGGAATGGGCGGATTTCCTATCGAAGGAACTGAAGATGCTGATTTAATAAACGCAGGAAAACAAACTGTTACAGTTTTAGATGGTGGATCTATTTTTGATTCAGCTACAAGTTTTGCTATGATCCGTGGAAAACACGTGCAATTAACTGTTTTAGGAGCAATGGAAGTTGCTCAAAATGGAGATATTGCCAATTGGAAAATTCCTGGAAAAATGGTAAAAGGAATGGGCGGAGCAATGGATTTAGTAGCATCGGCAGAAAATATTATTGTAGCAATGATGCACACTAATAAACGTGGTGCTTCTAAAATATTAAAAAAATGTTCTTTGCCTTTAACTGGCGTTGGTTGTGTAACAAAAGTAGTTACAAATTTAGCGGTATTAGAAGTGAAAAATAACGCATTTTATTTATTAGAAAGAGCTCCTGGTGTTTCTGTTGATGAAATAAAAAATGCCACCGAAGCAACTTTAATAGTAGAAGGAGAAATTCCTGAAATGGATATTTAA
- a CDS encoding CoA transferase subunit A, whose amino-acid sequence MINKKVNSVEDALVGVKSGMTFMLGGFGLCGIPENAIAQLVKLNVREVTCISNNAGVDNFGLGLLLQNKQIKKMISSYVGENDEFERQMLSGELEVELTPQGTLAEKCRAAQAGFPAFYTPAGYGTEVAEGKETREFDGKMYVLESAFKADFAFVKAWKGDTAGNLIFKGTARNFNPNMCGAATITIAEVEELVPAGTLDPNQIHIPGIFVQRIFQGEKYEKRIEQRTVTPKL is encoded by the coding sequence ATGATAAATAAAAAAGTAAATAGCGTAGAAGATGCACTTGTTGGTGTAAAAAGCGGAATGACTTTTATGTTAGGAGGTTTCGGTTTGTGTGGAATACCAGAAAATGCTATTGCCCAATTAGTGAAATTAAATGTTAGAGAGGTAACATGTATTTCTAATAATGCAGGTGTAGATAATTTTGGCTTAGGTTTATTACTTCAAAATAAACAAATTAAAAAAATGATTTCTTCGTATGTAGGAGAAAATGATGAATTTGAACGTCAAATGCTTTCTGGTGAGTTAGAAGTAGAATTAACGCCTCAAGGAACTTTAGCCGAAAAATGTAGAGCAGCACAAGCAGGTTTTCCTGCATTTTATACTCCTGCAGGTTATGGAACGGAAGTTGCAGAAGGAAAAGAAACTCGTGAATTTGATGGCAAAATGTACGTGTTAGAATCTGCTTTTAAAGCAGATTTTGCCTTTGTAAAAGCATGGAAAGGAGATACAGCAGGTAATTTAATTTTTAAAGGAACTGCTCGTAATTTTAATCCGAATATGTGTGGTGCAGCAACCATAACTATTGCTGAGGTTGAAGAGTTAGTTCCTGCAGGAACACTTGACCCAAATCAAATACATATTCCAGGTATTTTTGTACAGCGTATTTTTCAAGGAGAAAAATATGAAAAAAGAATTGAACAACGAACTGTAACTCCTAAACTGTAA
- a CDS encoding transglycosylase domain-containing protein — protein sequence MTEHKTTNFSGYIKCFWGILLSGFLFVGLLFLLASLGTFGELPSFEELENPKSDLATEVISSDGKTLGKYYVKANRTPIEYKDLPEVLIKALVATEDERFYEHSGIDFYGTARAVSNLGRKGGASTITQQLAKNLFNKGGSSNIFKRLSQKLKEWVVAIKLERQYTKAEIATMYLNTQGFLFNATGIRSATRIYFGKEPKELDIQEAAILVAMLKNPRQYNPHRERSKKKSLQRRNVVFAQMAKNDIITEKEKDSLQKLPLKINFTPESHSDGLATYFRENLKQRLKKWAKENPKENGEFYNIYKDGLKIHVTIDSRMQRYAEEASSEHVANLQSFFFKEQKKNKNAPFYDLEKSQVLNILKRGKRSSTRYKRMKAAGKSEKEIEKSFNTDTDMRVFSWKGDRDTVMTPYDSIRYYKHFLRSGLVSIEPQTGHIKAWVGGISHKYFKYDAVEQQKRQVGSTFKPFVYATAINQLKMSPCDKLPNILYTIPKEKYGMPKDWTPENASNKYGGELTLKEALARSVNVITARLIDKVSPVNVARLAESAGIKSEIDPNPSIALGAVDLSLIEMVSAYSTFANKGLRVSPMMITRIEDKNGTVLEDFVPKTKEVLSEESAYVVLDLLKGVTQSGSGARLRSGWTRRKDATTGFPYKFTNPIAGKTGTTQNQSDGWFMGVVPNLATGVWTGGEDRATHFKGIALGQGATMSLPTWGLFMQKCYADKTLNISKQDFEKPSEELTITINCNEVKNSDDGDDDKKEDGDTDF from the coding sequence ATGACAGAGCATAAAACAACTAATTTTAGTGGATATATCAAATGTTTTTGGGGTATATTATTAAGTGGATTCCTTTTTGTAGGACTATTATTTTTATTAGCTTCTTTAGGTACTTTTGGTGAATTACCTTCTTTTGAAGAATTAGAAAATCCTAAAAGTGATTTAGCTACAGAAGTTATTTCTTCAGATGGAAAAACATTAGGGAAATATTATGTGAAAGCAAATAGAACACCTATTGAATATAAAGATTTACCTGAGGTTTTAATAAAAGCTTTAGTAGCTACTGAAGATGAACGTTTTTACGAACATTCAGGTATTGATTTTTATGGTACAGCAAGAGCTGTTTCAAATTTAGGTAGAAAAGGAGGTGCAAGTACAATTACTCAGCAATTAGCTAAAAACCTTTTTAATAAAGGTGGATCTAGTAATATATTTAAGCGTCTTTCTCAAAAATTGAAAGAATGGGTAGTTGCTATAAAACTTGAGCGTCAATATACCAAAGCAGAAATTGCAACGATGTATTTAAATACGCAAGGATTTCTTTTTAACGCTACAGGTATTCGTTCGGCAACACGTATTTATTTTGGTAAAGAACCAAAGGAATTAGATATACAAGAAGCTGCTATTTTAGTTGCAATGTTAAAAAACCCTAGACAGTATAATCCGCATAGAGAGCGTTCTAAAAAGAAATCTTTACAGCGTAGGAATGTTGTTTTTGCTCAAATGGCAAAAAATGATATTATTACAGAGAAAGAAAAAGATTCGTTACAAAAATTACCTTTAAAAATAAATTTTACACCAGAAAGTCATAGTGATGGATTGGCAACTTATTTTAGAGAAAATTTAAAACAACGTTTAAAAAAATGGGCAAAAGAAAATCCAAAAGAAAACGGAGAGTTTTATAATATTTATAAAGATGGCTTAAAAATACATGTTACTATTGATTCTCGTATGCAAAGATATGCAGAGGAAGCAAGTAGTGAACACGTGGCTAATTTGCAATCATTTTTCTTTAAAGAACAAAAGAAAAATAAAAATGCGCCTTTTTATGATTTAGAAAAATCTCAAGTTTTAAATATTTTAAAAAGAGGAAAACGAAGCTCAACACGTTATAAACGAATGAAAGCAGCAGGAAAAAGTGAAAAAGAAATTGAAAAATCTTTTAATACTGATACAGATATGCGTGTGTTTTCATGGAAAGGCGATCGTGATACAGTTATGACTCCTTATGATTCTATTCGTTATTATAAGCATTTTTTACGTTCTGGTTTGGTTTCTATTGAACCTCAAACGGGACATATTAAAGCTTGGGTAGGAGGTATCAGTCATAAATATTTTAAATATGACGCAGTAGAACAACAAAAACGTCAAGTAGGTTCTACCTTTAAACCTTTTGTATATGCAACAGCGATTAATCAATTAAAAATGTCGCCTTGTGATAAATTACCTAATATTTTATACACGATTCCAAAGGAAAAATATGGAATGCCAAAAGATTGGACACCTGAAAATGCGAGCAATAAATATGGTGGTGAATTAACATTAAAAGAGGCTTTAGCACGTTCTGTAAACGTAATAACAGCTCGATTGATAGATAAAGTATCACCTGTAAACGTGGCACGTTTAGCTGAATCAGCAGGAATAAAATCAGAAATTGACCCAAATCCATCTATTGCTTTAGGCGCAGTTGATTTATCATTAATAGAAATGGTAAGTGCATATTCAACTTTTGCAAATAAAGGATTACGTGTTAGTCCAATGATGATTACTAGGATTGAAGATAAAAATGGAACTGTTTTAGAAGATTTTGTACCTAAAACAAAAGAAGTTTTAAGTGAAGAATCAGCTTATGTGGTATTAGATTTATTAAAAGGAGTTACACAATCGGGTTCAGGTGCACGATTACGCTCTGGCTGGACTAGAAGAAAAGATGCTACAACAGGTTTTCCTTATAAATTTACGAATCCAATAGCAGGAAAAACAGGAACTACTCAAAATCAATCTGATGGTTGGTTTATGGGAGTTGTTCCTAATTTAGCAACAGGTGTTTGGACAGGTGGTGAAGATAGAGCAACCCATTTTAAAGGAATAGCTTTAGGTCAAGGAGCAACAATGTCATTACCTACTTGGGGATTATTTATGCAAAAATGTTATGCTGATAAAACATTAAATATAAGTAAACAAGATTTTGAAAAACCATCAGAGGAATTAACAATTACTATTAATTGTAATGAAGTAAAAAATAGCGATGATGGTGATGATGATAAAAAAGAAGACGGAGATACTGATTTTTAA
- a CDS encoding gliding motility lipoprotein GldH: MKRNNIVIFFLAVFAIISCDSKSVYDAYITLPEGSWNKNNAVTFIFDVNDSINKKNLFINLRNNEDYAYSNLFLITQLRFPDGQIVIDTLEYDMADVTGKFLGKGISGIKENKLFYKENILFPNTGTYTFKVTQAMRKNGKIEGIKELEGISQVGFRIEKR, translated from the coding sequence ATGAAAAGGAATAATATAGTTATATTTTTTTTAGCTGTCTTTGCAATCATATCTTGTGATTCAAAGAGTGTTTATGATGCGTATATTACGTTACCAGAAGGTTCGTGGAATAAAAATAACGCAGTTACATTTATTTTTGATGTGAATGATTCGATAAACAAGAAAAATCTTTTTATAAATCTTAGAAATAATGAAGACTATGCATATAGTAATTTATTTTTGATAACACAATTACGGTTTCCTGATGGGCAGATAGTTATTGATACTTTAGAGTATGATATGGCAGATGTAACAGGTAAGTTTTTAGGTAAAGGAATTTCGGGCATCAAAGAAAATAAACTTTTTTATAAAGAAAATATATTATTTCCAAACACAGGAACATACACTTTTAAGGTTACACAAGCTATGAGAAAAAATGGTAAAATTGAAGGAATTAAAGAACTTGAAGGAATATCTCAAGTTGGATTTAGAATTGAAAAAAGATAA